The Sphaeramia orbicularis unplaced genomic scaffold, fSphaOr1.1, whole genome shotgun sequence sequence tcataaattgaacaaaaaacagcaaactgaacaaaaatgaaccaaataacaaacaaaatcaaccaaataaTGAACGACATAATCGTGTTTCGttcaacagcttctataaaccacagtggtcgtatttaatgtgacctccctttgaccttaacatgtctttaacccttctgttcagttaatatgagattaacagcattaatttactgatgttttataccagtaacaaactggacaaaaattagcaaaatgagccacaaattgaaaaaaaaaaagtttttaaaaaatggaaaaaataatcaacaaactcaagaaaaataaacaaaatatttaaataataataataataatcaacaaattgaacaaaaaattgacaaaataatcaataaattgaacagaaaccaacaaattgaacaaaataaataaaatgaaaaaaatattcaaacaaaataatagaacaatgaacaaattgagcaaaaatggacaaaataattaataaattgaacaaaaaccaaccaactgaacaaaaatgaactaaatagcAAACAAAATGAACCATATAATCAACAACATAATCGTTTTTCATTTGGATAAACATTAGCAAAATGTgccacaaattgaaaaaaaaaaataagaaaagaaaataaacacaaagcaacaatgaaccaaaaatgaacaaaaatgtaaaaaccaacaacaaaatgaacaaaaataatcaacaaactaaagaaaaatgaacaaaatattcaaacaaaacaaataaaatcaataaactgaacaaaaaccagcaaactgaacaaaaatgaacaaaataacaaataaaatgaacaaaatactcaaacaaaataaataaaataatcaaaaaattaagcaaaaatgaaatcatcaaacaaacaaaaaaaaacaaatggaacaaaaatgatccaaataaacaaaattaacaaaacaaataaacattattatcaataaaatgaacaaaataatcaggtttcattcacagatgtttctaattgttctgttttttgtcttggggtcagaggtcaaactaaacactttgacctttacaacacattcagtttcgttttttgtgtcttttaaggctgtgcgtgtgtttcttgtattttcttgtcgtatctgaagaaaagagactgaaaaataaccatatatgatcatttcaaccctgaaaaacagcGAAAATAAAGGAGGGATTCGACGTTTACACACGACTGTTGGACTCACTTTCATTCATTCGTTCTGGTTTCAACATGTGCAACAGAAAAGAAGTCCACAAACATCGGCATGCTGGTCCAATAATTCCTGACATGTGGATCTTTTCTTAACTCTTCTCCTTCATTGTGACTAAACTGAACCTGTTTTCATCCGTATCTTTCTAATCCTAAAGGTTAACTGGATGAATTAATCTCCTAAATCTCATTTTTATTGATCATTAACTGCTGAATCTTAATAAAGTCTCCTCTTTCCTGCTGAAAAATGATCTCGGTCCCACTTTTGCATCGTTAATGAGCTGCTGTTAGTGACCGTCTCTGTGGTCGTGGATCAACACCTAGTGGCCGACAGAGGAATTACACCAGACGGACCATTACCATGGATTCAGCTCAGATTTTACAGGTTTATTCTCACAAACAGGACGTCTGTTTAGTCCACATCTGTCAAATCAAATGTAAATTCTAACAGTATTCGTTGGTGTTTGGATGTTGATTTCAACTTTGCTGTAATTCACACAGAATTACTGTTTAGTTCATTTTAACCAcagtttagttttactgtctttttttactggtttgatcAACTTTTCGTCTGTTTGAACCATGTCTTAGTTTGATTTGGATTGGTCACAGTTATTGTTGTAATGGACTTAtgtattaactgtttgtttctgtaattgtttaaccttgcTTGTACTTTTGCCCccatctccccccccccccccccccccccccaccccacccctcaaggagccattgctctttgatcaggctgcatttgtaaataatctgttcttaattgcttgcctgggtaaataaaggttaaataaaaaacaaacaaactgtattttagtctagtttaatcctgtgaagtctgaaccattaaatcagtgtttttcaaccttggggtcgggaccccacatggggtcgcctgaaattcaaatggggttgcctggaatttccgGTAatcgattaaaaaataaaaaacaacaacttactaataaaaaaatctatggtgagttgacagagagaatcccaatccataacagacaaactgagtctgaaactgaagcactgtcaTATATGTAGTTGATCAAATACGTATGCGGtgaacaaaaccttttttttcacCACTGAATTTTATTCAATTTGATGATTGGCGACACAATAGAAACAGCTCATTGACCCATTTTGGGAGGCAGTCGTGTGTATTGTCTTATATCGATGCTAAACTCGGGGTTCGGGGCATCCATTAATCAGCCTCAGTGAAGAATCCGTCTCCAGTTTCACAACTaactttaaactttaaatgagtgtttttcaaccttggggtcggaaccccacatggggtcacctgaactttctaggaattgattaaaaaaaaaaaaaaaaaaaaaaaaacacacacttaataataaaaaaaatatatggtgacttgacagagccaatcccaatccataacagacaaactgtggttgtggaactgcagctctgtggttctgttcatctgtcacatgttcactgtggtcaggttcagatgctgcagctctttcagaattcatagtttcagttcttgtttgttcagtgttaattgtcctccttgtaaatcccagctggactgactggacagatcctgaccaaggaaaataaaattctctctttctgcagtaatctacacctggatttactgcctctgtccacaataatatacattatatagactaaatgtcctctaaaattatattacatgatcaaaaacaaattaattttagcacaacaaaaaaggctcagttttgaatgtctggggtcagcagaaatttctgatgttaaaatgggatcacgagacaaaaaaggtcggaaaccactgcattaaatcattgacaaattccacttctttgaaactggagccgtcattggtccttctgaacaacaaccaaaaaaaatgtttttttaaatatcaatttccatgtatgagtttcagttttgtatcatatttgagccatcaggtctcaatgctcaaatattattatttttaaacaaacaaaaacataatctaacacaaacatgtctgacagaCTGTTcgttccttttctaaatggtcccagttcttcctcattcatgtcagtcttgtagtgtcactggaaaggcctctggtgaatgaacgcctccccctggtggattatctgtgtattacatgtatctaattgtatacatcaggttttaagacaaaaaatatcacactgatcatgcagagggcttcaaaactcatggatcaaatatgatacgtttggtgttaaagggttaagtctgGTTTAACCTTCAAATACTCTGAATTTACCGTCTTTTAAGCatgtttttagtctgttttaaccgtCTGTAAGACTAGTTTAACCAACTGTTAGTTTGGTTTTATCATCCTTTAGACTCATTTCAGTAACTTCATCATTTAAGTGGGTTGATCATCTTTTAGTTTAGCTTCATTATCTTAAAGTTTATTTTATCTgcattttcatttagttttattgtctttttttactgGTTTGTCTAACATTCAGCCTGTTTAAACTATCTCATAGTTTGGTTTTTACTGGACTTGAACCATatttaagtctggtttaaccatcaaatagtttggttttagctaattttagtattttttcacCATCTTTTAGTCCAGTTTAACCATCCTTTATCTGGATTTAGCATAGTTTAATTTGactttattgtcttttattttattttgataatgttttagtttagttttactgtttttgtttttgttttgtttttgtttttttactggtttgaccaGCTTCTAGTCTGTTTAAACCATCTCTTAAattacctttattttattttagattagtttagaccTCACCAAaacatttcattgtatttttgactgtgtTAACCTGCAgatgataaacagataaaaagtgGAAAGGTTTTATCTCGAGGATGATGGAATCAATGTAAAACTCCTTCAGATGATGATTCTAGACAAAACTAAACCATGTGAATGGAAAAAAACCTTGAACattcatttaaaactatagaaaACAGACACATTTCAGTTTTATCAGCCCTGAAACTCTTGATTTTCTTGTAGTTGGCACCATCTGCTGGTGATAATATGTAACGACATAAAACTGAAGTGTCCTGTCGAAATACAAGATATTACAAAAAGATACacgtattaattaaaaaaaaaaaagcctctcacAGGACCAActtaatttaataaaatatagtgataaaaaaaatatatgtattagaACTAAAATAATATTGATTCTAATTGATAATTGTgtctaaaagaagaaaataaaacccaaataatacAGGTGCAAATACAGggaatgagaaaaacaaaatgcaataaaacagagtaaaacgtTATATATTCATTAACAGGATTATTAGTCATTGGTTTAAAAGGTGATTTGATCgatttttaaatctattctgttttttgttttccatccaaaaaaaattaattattttcagtataataatgtaaatagtacagatatttgagtttatgtttcaaaggtttttattaaatcatttttattttcattattattttttttaatttatttttcaataaaTTTGTTGTAATTTTTCCATGTGTTTTGATTTTTACTccctttttcattttttccatgttGTGAGTGgttttttaatcagtttattttgttctttctcCATATATTTTGAAgtcctttgtattttttttttccccatgtgcttcaaaggtttttattcatatatttgattattttccatgtttttcaatGCTTTTCtcgtagttatttttattttttcccatgtTGTTATTAATtgctatcattttttttttttaataaattaattttattatttttccatgttttgatttttactactttttgattttttttaatattatttttattcctttttgcatgtttagaattttttttaaaaatccctttattctgttcttcttccatatgttttgaagttcttttaattttttttaactcctttttttcccctcatatgttttgaaggtttttattaatatattttcaaGATTCaaattgtatttgtcatttcaacatgtaaaatacacagaaacgaaacattTTACTCAGGTCCCTGAGTGTCAGCAGGATTTCGTAAATAGTgtaaaatattgataaaaaataataaaatactaataaaaataaataaatacaccccccccccaaaaaaaaaaaaaaaataaaataaataaataaatagaataaaatggggaaaaaaagttacctataaataagtaaaatttgttttctaaagtgcacagcagtaaagtgccaattaaaagtgcattccgGGGCTCATCTTTTCCATGTgtttcaaagctttttttttttaaccctccggtatcccgtccagcaaagcCCTTACTAAGCTCTAAGCGTgcttttttcgcacacttgtggaataatgagaaaaaaaaaaaattcatacagtttgtttttaattcttttacacttttttctatttcatcaacttgagctgtaaataaaaataccaaatactcaataactgtcactttttttaaccctttaaatgccgtgtttgtaatgtaaacaaaccatttcttcggatgcaaaaaacacaaataaataatttttttcaatatacaacataaaaagtggatcacatatttgatttttttcatcctggcatatgtcagtgattaactccaacattggttaatttgcattattatttttggcactaggtcaaatgtacaaaaatactagcatctgtcaccaagtgtgcataaaatgcacatctgtaaatcaaactattaaatactgatttatttttctgctctaatttgattttatttttgtaaatcaaggtcagtcctaatcatacagatcaaatggaagaagtagtggattttaggcacacttcagagacagatgctagtctggtcattttcttttgtttataatgtgaaaattttagttggtgggcagaattttaaagatcatgcaaaaatgaacaacttttgaattctaaccttatttgaattgtgaaaaataatatgaagttttttaaaacaaagtgcaaagtgtgcctaaaaggtgcgcccggataccggagggttaacttgtgtttttttttttttttctcccatatttttcaatattttcatatatttttcatatttttattagcTAATTTCATTATTTGTAGAGGGTTTTTTCCTTacttaatttaatcatttttcttttgtctttttcttctctgTCGCCACTGGCAGGTGTTACCGTACATCGGCAGGTGTCGCTAAACCTTCTCCTACCTGTTTAACCACCGTAGAAGAAGAGTCACTTCCGGGTGTCTTCCGGTCTATTGGAGCGGTTGTCAGGGAAACCCGCCTTCAGCAGGACTGTTTCAGTGGAAGGTGTTCAGTCCAGCTCTGTTCTGCTTCAGTCAGATGACAGACCGCCGGTAGCCGCGGGTTTTCGGTGAATTCACGTCTTTTCTTTCGGTTCCGGTGACTTGAAGCCCGGTCCAACATGACCCAACAGGCCGCGGCTCTGCAGACCTACAACAACGAACTGGTCAAGTGTAAGTCAGAGGTTTGTTCTGGTCCAGATCTGAGGGTGGAGTTCAGTTTGAGcttcagactgtgtgtgtgtgtgtgtgtgtgtgtgtgtgtgtgtgtgtgtgtgtgtgtgtgtgtgtgtgttcagggtggGTCTGTTCAATCTGATTAAACCTGACAGATGACACCGTCTATCACCTGGAAAACaactatatgaatgaatgaatgttctatttcaggggtgtcaaactcatgttagttcagttccacattcagcctaatatgatctaaagtgggccagaccagtaaaataatataaataataggataagaactgataaataatgtcaactccaatgttttttctatgtttttgagtgaaaaaagctaaatttcttaatgaaaatgtttacatgaatgaactgcacttgaacaaatatgaacaacctgaaagttcttaagaaaaataattgcaattttaacaatattacaccttagttttatcatttccacatgtgcatcacaacttacagatcacagtggatctacaaatacacacaacattgaataacaggcagaatattgttaaaattccacatacttaagacatttttgttcaggttattcacatgttttgtaaaaggctagtctataaatgtaaacatttatgtaattttgctgtttttacactaaaacaaaggagaaataaaagattgtcattatttataggctgttataatagtattttatctggtctggcccacttcaggttgaattgacctaacatgatttgaacatccttgattgttaatgtcctcagtgtaatttttgcatttcacaaattcatcccaggggctggactggagcctttggcgagttggatttggcccccgggccgcatgtttgacacctgtgttttatttcatacATATAAAAAGCACAGTACAATCACTAACACTGTAATTGTTGTTTTGCCCAGAACTTATTTAATCTAAATTCTTCCAATTTTCCAATAGGAATGTTGTAAAAACTGTGACTTATTATGTTAAAGCTGCTGGTTtcagttttaaccctttgaatgaatgaattctaatgggtgtttagattttatttttaattttcacatAACAACAGCACaaccaccaacaaaagcaaatgcccgaagcaaaataacaacaaaaaacaactaaaaataccattatataaaaatattatacaaaagaaatacAATTTCAGTATTATATACACATCAGAAAAGGAGAGACTAAAAGTAAACACTTATTAATCACACACCTTTAGTACAACACAGACACTATAGAAATCTACATTAATACaacatgtatatttacaaatcgatataataattatcattatattatGCATTATAAAATGTAACgttttatatcatttgattttcattttttattattttaattatgtagaatttttattctttctttctcttttgtgtattgtttatttctggggaggaaTTTATATAAGTCTTTTTGGCTTCTCCTGCATAACTGTGTTACTTGTAtgataatttattttttctttttattcttttcttgtttgtgaagtgtgaataaataaattcaaatacAAATCATATATATACTTCTACATTATAATCCACTACCTTTCCTTAGAATTTGTACTGTATATGACTGTCtcacttgtgtgttttttttaatatataaccTACAACTATATTAgttgaatatataaatataatctaTAACTCTATGTAACCTATAAGCCTTTATCTGTGTCATGACCAGCTCAGAGGACATGGGTGTCCTCACTGAATCACAGCAGGGGGTGGAAGGACACCAGCTCCTAACCCagtcttaacctcctcagacccaggacatgtcagcgaAGTACcagcttttgttttttattaaataagtgccaatattggaaacatgatgcaacagttttttcagatgcagtttttaacatttttatggaatgtcctttgtggtggacagttttcttttttttttgtataaagttgtgaaactcttgtccacaaatgtggacagtgggccctaggaggtcaaaggtcagactaaCTCCTGATCAAAACTAAGACAAATGAAATGTGCCGTCCCTCTGTGGTCTAATGTCCGTCCCTGTCGTGCTCAGGTATCGAGGACCTTCACTCCAGACGGGACGAGCTGAACCGTCAGATaaatcaggaggaggaggagagggagcgtCTGCAGCACGACATCGGCGTCCTGACCGAGAAACTGAGCCGAGTCAACGACAGTCTGACGCACAGACTGAGCACCAGGGCCACGCTGGAGCGAACCATCGCAGAGAGCCAGGCCGCATACACCAAGGTGACATTTAGGaacagggggagggggggtgtggGGGTTCATGGGTGGAGTTCATTTGTTGCTTCCATttgattccaaaatgcctcagatggtttttacttaatttctctcaacatttatttgttttgttttttatccatgactgtgactttaaatgttctttaagtaacacacacacataacacacatatacaacacacacaacacacatacactatattgccaaaagtattccctctcctgctttgactcccatatgaatttcaggtccatcccattcctagtctatgggttcagtctgacgtggctccaccctttgcagctataacagcttcagctcttctgggaaggctgtccacaaggtttaggagtgtgttcatgggaattttggaccattcttccagaagcgcatttgtgaggtcccacactgatgttggacagaaggtctggctctcagtctgcgctctaattcatccaaaggtgttctatggggttgaggtcaggactgtgtgcaggccagtccagttcatccacaccagactctgtcctccatgtccaaatggaccttgctttgtgcactggtgcacagtcatgttggaagaggaaggggccggctccaaactgttcccacaaagttgggagcatggaattgtcccaaatgtcttgttctgctgaagcattcccagttcctctcactggaactaaggggccacgcccagctcctgaaaaacaaccccacaccataatcccccctccaccaaactttacacttggcacagtgcggtccgacaagtatcgttctcctggcgaccgccaaacccagacccgtccatcagattgccagatggagaagcgcgattggtcagtccagagaaggctcctcccctgctctacagtccagtggcggcgtgctttacaccactgcatccaccgctttgcattgcacttgctgatgtatggcttggatgcagctgctcggccatggaaacccattccatgaagctctgtgtgcactgttctggagctaatctgaaggacacatgaagtttggaggtctgtaccactgactctgcagacagtcgtccacctcttcacactctgcacctcagcatccgctgaccccgctccgtcagtttccgtggcctaccacttcgtggctgagttgctgtcgttcccaaacacttccactttcttataatccagctgacagctgactgtggaatatttaggagccaggaaatttcaccactggatttgtcacacaggtggcatcctatcacagttccacgctggaattcactgagctcctgagagagacccattctgtcccaaatgtttgtaaaagcagtctgcatgtctagggctggatttaatacacctgtggacatggaagggactggaacagctgagtctgattatttggatggaggagacaagacttttggcagtatagtgtataacatatataacacacacacacacacataacacacacacacacacacacatataaaacacacAGTCTTCTCTACGTCAGTAAAACTTAATGCAGCTCATGAATAAATTAGTAAActctgtgtgtgcgtgcgtgcgtgcgtgtgtgtgtgtgtgtgcgcgtgtgtgtgtgtgtgtgcttattcCTGTTTCAGGGCGTTTTCCTGATCCTGTACATGTTTGACTTGACCTTTAATGATCCTGTAGATGATTTATTCTGTTCAGTGGTTCTATTTGTTGGTTCTTTTGGTTCTGTTCGGTTCATTCCatcctgtttttaatgttttccttCCTTTTCTAACCTGATTAAACTCatataactgtgtgtgttttcatgtgtttgtggTTCAGATCCTGGAGAGTTCCCAGTCCCTCCTCAGCGTCCTGAAGCAAGAGGCCGGAAACCTGAGCAGAGCCACAGAACCACGCAGACGGGACCACTGACTGGGACCAggacccaggaccaggaccctGAACCAGGAGCACAGCCACAGAACCACGCAGACGGGACCACTGACTGGGACCAGGACCCAGGACCAGGAGCACAGCCACAGAACCACGAAGACAGGACCACTGACCTGGACCAAGACCCTGAACCAGGATCAGGGCCCTGAACCAGGAGCAGAGCCAAGAACCATACAGATGGGACCACTGACCGGTACTGGGACcaggaacctgaaccagaaccagaaccctgctTGCCCTCCGTTCATGGCCCGTTCTTTAATATGTGATTGTTTTATTGCACAGAACTTATTTAATGTAAATTCTATAAATTTTCCAATAAAAATGGTGTGACTTTTATACGTAAAAGCAGCTGATTCcagttttaaccctttgaatgaatgttttatttcatacatgtaaaaaaaaaacacaatacaatcAGCAACAAAagcaaagtaacataagaaccaaaaacaaattcatccacacaccagtacagatACTGGAGTGGAAGGAAGTTCAACACTCATGGAATCCAACCCTTTAATTATAACATAAACTACATCAGTCTATAttaatacatgtatatatgtctATATCATCAATATATTATCATATATAATTAATCTGTGATAAATATAAGCCCATTTAGATACAAAAGTCGTTTTTCGTAAGTTTTCTGTCATATACTAATCGTTGAGTTTATCTACATAATCactaaaatgtaggaaaatactgaaaaataacatCACACTAAATCACCTGGGAATGGTTTGatgtagagaaaatttaatttggatgTAACTCTAAAATAGTTTGAGGTCTTTTGGccttaaaatgaaaaaagaaacaaaagataatTCAGAAAACGAACAGTAACggaatcaaataataataataccaaaaaattaatgaaaactgagcaaaataatcaaactgaaaaactattccagaaaataaaccaaaattaaCAAAGTAATGGATTACCCTGTGAAAAATGTTCAACCATTCACTCACTTTGGGTCTGAGACGTGGTTTTGTGGAAATCCAGGAGTAGAACTGAGAAACAATGTAATCGATTACAATTACTGACATATATTCATGAATGCTgttaatttaccagaataaacgTGTTGAAGTTTAGGACACATTTATAATCATATTcattatcaattaaaaaaaagttaattcagTTTGTAAGTGTGGTGTGTTAGCAGTTATCTACCGCAGGGGGGCGCTGTTACATCA is a genomic window containing:
- the LOC115416306 gene encoding Sjoegren syndrome nuclear autoantigen 1 homolog, with the protein product MTQQAAALQTYNNELVKCIEDLHSRRDELNRQINQEEEERERLQHDIGVLTEKLSRVNDSLTHRLSTRATLERTIAESQAAYTKILESSQSLLSVLKQEAGNLSRATEPRRRDH